A genomic window from Zootoca vivipara chromosome Z, rZooViv1.1, whole genome shotgun sequence includes:
- the ZER1 gene encoding protein zer-1 homolog, translated as MASDSPDPLMTLCTDYCLYNLEGTLCYLLDNETLRLHPDIFLPSEICDRLVNEYVELVNADTIFEHNENFFTLFSNPRSTRLARIHLREDIVQDQDLEAIRKQDLVELFLTNCEKLTAKSLQTLGSFSPTLVSLSLFGCTNIFYEEENPGGCEDDLNPTRQVLVKDFTFEGFSRLRFLNLGQMTKGVNVESLLRPLASLTALDLSGIQLNDILFLTQWKDSLASLVLYNMDLCEEHVQAIAQLRKLRHLDISRDRLSSYYKFKLTQRVLNLFVENLVNLTSLDISGHIMLESCSSSSEDEKVGQTSISPEMSSITPFRNLKQPLQFLGLFETALCHLSHIPAYKVTGVKSEERVLNAIEAYTEHRPEITSRAINHLFDITRTEHCNQHLRALKLVITALKCHKYDKNIQVTGSATLFYLTHAEYRSEQNIKLRRQVVQVVLSGMESYQEVTVQRNCCLTLCNFSIPEEVEFQYRRVNELLLNILNQTRQDESIQRIAVHLCNALVCQVDNDHKEAVGKMGFVMTMLKLIQKKLVDKTCDQVMEFSWSALWNITDETPNNCEMFLNYSGMKLLLECLKEFPDKQELHRNMLGLLGNVAEVEELRPQLMTSQFISVFSNLLDSEADGIEVSYNACGVLSHIMFDGPEAWMISEPRREEVVNRMWAAIQRWDVNSRRNINYRSFEPILRLIPQGISPVSQHWATWALYNLVSVYPDKYCPLLIKEGGLLLLSNMIKMASARPETKEMGRKVIEHGNNFMDKNMDTSR; from the exons ATGGCATCCGACAGCCCAGACCCTCTGATGACCCTCTGCACAGATTATTGTCTTTACAACTTGGAGGGGACTCTTTGCTACTTGCTGGACAACGAGACACTCCGCCTCCACCCAGACATCTTCTTGCCGAGTGAGATTTGTGACAGACTTGTCAATGA GTATGTGGAGCTGGTAAACGCCGACACTATCTTTGAGCACAATGAGAACTTCTTCACACTCTTCTCAAATCCACGGAGTACCAGGCTGGCAAGAATCCATTTGCGGGAGGACATTGTGCAAGATCAAGACCTGGAAGCCATCCGAAAACAG GACCTGGTCGAATTATTCCTGACAAACTGCGAGAAACTGACAGCCAAGAGCCTCCaaaccctgggcagcttcagCCCCACCCTTGTCTCCCTCAGCCTCTTCGGCTGCACCAACATTTTCTATGAGGAGGAGAATCCAGGGGGCTGCGAGGACGACTTAAACCCAACCCGCCAGGTCTTGGTCAAGGACTTCACATTTGAGGGTTTCAGCCGCCTGCGGTTCCTCAACTTGGGCCAGATGACCAAAGGGGTGAATGTGGAGAGCCTGCTCCGACCTCTGGCTTCACTGACTGCACTGGACCTCTCTGGGATCCAGCTCAATGATATCCTTTTCCTCACCCAATGGAAGGATAGCTTGGCTTCCCTGGTGCTTTACAACATGGACCTCTGCGAGGAGCATGTTCAGGCCATCGCCCAACTGCGCAAGCTCAG GCACTTGGACATCTCCAGGGACCGCCTCTCCAGTTATTACAAATTCAAATTGACCCAGCGGGTCCTGAACCTCTTTGTGGAGAACCTGGTCAACCTCACCTCTCTGGACATCTCCGGCCACATCATGTTGGAGAGTTGCTCCTCTTCTAGTGAGGACGAGAAAGTGGGCCAGACAAG CATCAGCCCTGAAATGAGCAGCATCACCCCTTTCAGGAACCTGAAGCAGCCTCTCCAGTTTCTGGGCCTCTTTGAGACCGCCCTTTGCCATCTCTCACACATCCCAGCCTACAAG GTTACTGGGGTCAAGAGTGAAGAGCGAGTGCTCAACGCCATTGAGGCATATACCGAGCATCGTCCTGAGATCACGTCACGAGCCATCAACCACCTTTTTGACATCACTCGTACTGAGCACTGCAACCAACACCTGAGAGCCCTCAAG CTAGTTATAACAGCTCTGAAGTGCCACAAATACGATAAGAATATCCAGGTGACAGGAAGCGCCACTCTGTTCTACCTCACCCATGCAGAATACCGCTCGGAGCAGAACATAAAGTTGCGGCGCCAGGTTGTCCAGGTGGTGTTGAGTGGCATGGAGTCTTACCAGGAAGTCACT gTGCAGCGCAACTGCTGCCTGACTCTGTGCAACTTCAGCATCCCTGAGGAGGTGGAGTTCCAGTACCGGCGGGTCAATGAGCTGCTCCTGAATATCCTAAACCAAACGCGGCAGGACGAGTCGATCCAGCGCATCGCGGTGCACCTTTGCAATGCCCTGGTGTGCCAGGTGGACAACGACCACAAGGAGGCTGTGGGCAAGATGGGGTTTGTCATG ACCATGCTGAAACTGATTCAGAAGAAGCTGGTGGATAAAACG TGTGATCAGGTGATGGAGTTCTCCTGGAGCGCCTTGTGGAACATCACAGATGAGACCCCAAACAATTGTGAAATGTTCCTCAACTACAGTGGCATGAAACTCTTATTGGAGTGCTTGAAG GAATTTCCCGACAAGCAAGAACTGCATCGCAACATGCTGGGCCTCCTGGGAAACGTGGCAGAGGTGGAAGAGCTCCGCCCACAACTGATGACCTCCCAGTTCATCAGTGTATTCAG CAACCTTTTGGACAGTGAAGCTGATGGCATTGAAGTATCCTACAATGCCTGTGGAGTCCTCTCCCACATCATGTTTGACGGCCCGGAAGCCTGGATGATCAGTGAGCCGCGCAGGGAGGAGGTAGTTAACCGGATGTGGGCAGCTATCCAGCGGTGGGATGTCAATTCCAGGAGGAACATCAACTACAG GTCATTTGAGCCAATCCTCAGGCTCATCCCTCAAGGAATCTCTCCAGTGAGCCAGCACTGGGCTACATGGGCCCTTTACAACCTTGTGTCTGTCTACC CAGACAAATACTGCCCTCTACTGATCAAAGAAGGTGGCCTCCTTCTTCTGAGCAACATGATCAAAATGGCTTCAGCCCGGCCAGAAACGAAAGAAATGGGAAG GAAAGTCATAGAACACGGCAATAACTTTATGGACAAGAACATGGACACGTCTAGATAG